One region of Oryza sativa Japonica Group chromosome 10, ASM3414082v1 genomic DNA includes:
- the LOC4349258 gene encoding MLO-like protein 9 isoform X2, translating into MSGSGGGGGGGAGGDGARALDQTPTWAVAAVCAVIVAASILLEGLLHHLGQWFSKRRKKALFDALEKVKSELMTLGFISLLLSVTGRYISRICIPVGAADTMLPCSLRRSSSEQEVPGGGGHGRRHLSGDPTNFKCAKGMVSLVSADGLHQLHIFVFFLAVFHVAFSAITMSLGRAKTRIWKEWEKETCSLTYEFSYDPSKFRLTHQTSFVRQHASCWSKSTILLYFVSFFRQFFRSVRRTDYLTLRHGFIAAHLSLGTRFNFRKYIKRSLEDDFKTVVGISAPLWASALAIMLFNVHGWHNLFWFSTIPLVVTLAVGTKLQAIIAMMAVEIKERHTVIQGMPVVKLSDEHFWFGKPRLVLHLIHFASFQYEFGLRSCFHDNFELIIARVCLGVVVQFMCSYITLPLYALVSQMGSQMKRTIFDEQTAKALKKWHKAAVVKKKQQKGSSHEPGSETPGTETTTTTATATEESQRERDAAAMPVRHLHRYKTIAHVGATGTLSDSDCSDTDTPFASPTRLLIPPTKQRSLDAGRAEVRVDVDSTPTPTPPERHDSFSFPRLPAHNLQQK; encoded by the exons ATgagcgggagcggcggaggcggaggaggaggagccggcggGGACGGCGCGAGGGCGCTGGACCAGACGCCGACGTGGGCCGTGGCGGCCGTCTgcgccgtcatcgtcgccgcctccatcctcctcgagggcctcctccaccaccttgGCCAG TGGTTCagcaagaggaggaagaaggcgctGTTCGACGCGCTGGAGAAGGTCAAATCCG AGCTGATGACGCTGGGGTTCATCTCGTTGCTGCTCAGTGTCACGGGGAGGTACATATCGCGCATCTGCATCCCGGTGGGAGCCGCGGACACCATGCTTCCCTGCAGCCTCCGGAGGAGTTCTTCAGAGCAGGAGGTgcccggtggtggtggccatggccgGCGACACCTATCTGGAGATCCAACCAATTTTAAATGCGCCAAA GGTATGGTGTCGCTTGTTTCAGCTGATGGGCTTCACCAGCTGCATATCTTCGTGTTCTTCCTGGCAGTCTTTCATGTCGCATTCAGTGCTATTACAATGTCTCTGGGTAGAGCAAAG ACACGTATATGGAAGGAGTGGGAGAAGGAGACTTGCTCCCTTACCTACGAGTTTTCATATG ACCCCTCAAAGTTCAGGCTTACTCATCAAACGTCTTTTGTGAGGCAACATGCAAGCTGTTGGAGCAAAAGTACTATTCTGCTCTATTTT GTGAGCTTCTTTAGGCAGTTCTTCAGATCTGTTAGAAGGACAGACTACCTGACTTTGAGGCACGGATTCATTGCT GCTCATTTATCTCTAGGGACTAGGTTCAATTTTCGGAAATACATCAAAAGGTCACTGGAGGACGATTTTAAGACAGTTGTTGGCATTAG TGCACCCTTATGGGCTTCTGCGTTGGCCATTATGCTCTTCAATGTTCATG GATGGCATAACTTGTTCTGGTTCTCTACAATCCCCCTTGTA GTAACTTTAGCAGTTGGAACAAAGCTGCAGGCTATAATTGCAATGATGGCTGTTGAAATTAAAGAGAGGCATACAGTAATTCAAGGAATGCCGGTGGTGAAACTCAGTGATGAACATTTTTGGTTCGGGAAGCCACGTCTGGTTCTTCATCTTATCCATTTCGCGTCATTTCAG TACGAATTCGGGTTGAGATCCTGCTTCCATGACAACTTTGAGCTTATCATCGCCAGAGTCTGCCTTGG GGTTGTCGTTCAATTCATGTGCAGCTATATCACACTTCCACTCTATGCTCTCGTATCTCAG ATGGGTTCACAGATGAAGAGAACGATTTTCGACGAGCAGACGGCGAAGGCCCTGAAGAAATGGCACAAGGCAGCAGTggtgaagaagaagcagcagaagGGGTCATCCCATGAGCCAGGTTCAGAGACACCGGgcacggagacgacgacgacgacggcgacggcaacggagGAGAGCCAGCGAGAACGCGACGCCGCGGCCATGCCGGTGCGCCACCTCCACCGCTACAAGACCATCGCCCACGTCGGCGCGACGGGGACGCTGTCCGACTCGGACTGCTCCGACACGGACACGCCGTTCGCGTCGCCGACGAGGCTCCTGATACCGCCGACAAAGCAGCGGAGCCTCGACGCCGGGAGGGCGGAGGTGCGCGTGGACGTCGactcgacgccgacgccgacaccaCCGGAGCGCCATGACAGCTTCTCCTTCCCGAGGTTGCCTGCTCACAATTTGCAGCAGAAATGA
- the LOC4349258 gene encoding MLO-like protein 9 isoform X1, with protein sequence MSGSGGGGGGGAGGDGARALDQTPTWAVAAVCAVIVAASILLEGLLHHLGQWFSKRRKKALFDALEKVKSELMTLGFISLLLSVTGRYISRICIPVGAADTMLPCSLRRSSSEQEVPGGGGHGRRHLSGDPTNFKCAKGMVSLVSADGLHQLHIFVFFLAVFHVAFSAITMSLGRAKTRIWKEWEKETCSLTYEFSYDPSKFRLTHQTSFVRQHASCWSKSTILLYFVSFFRQFFRSVRRTDYLTLRHGFIAAHLSLGTRFNFRKYIKRSLEDDFKTVVGISAPLWASALAIMLFNVHGWHNLFWFSTIPLVVTLAVGTKLQAIIAMMAVEIKERHTVIQGMPVVKLSDEHFWFGKPRLVLHLIHFASFQNAFEITYFFWIWYEFGLRSCFHDNFELIIARVCLGVVVQFMCSYITLPLYALVSQMGSQMKRTIFDEQTAKALKKWHKAAVVKKKQQKGSSHEPGSETPGTETTTTTATATEESQRERDAAAMPVRHLHRYKTIAHVGATGTLSDSDCSDTDTPFASPTRLLIPPTKQRSLDAGRAEVRVDVDSTPTPTPPERHDSFSFPRLPAHNLQQK encoded by the exons ATgagcgggagcggcggaggcggaggaggaggagccggcggGGACGGCGCGAGGGCGCTGGACCAGACGCCGACGTGGGCCGTGGCGGCCGTCTgcgccgtcatcgtcgccgcctccatcctcctcgagggcctcctccaccaccttgGCCAG TGGTTCagcaagaggaggaagaaggcgctGTTCGACGCGCTGGAGAAGGTCAAATCCG AGCTGATGACGCTGGGGTTCATCTCGTTGCTGCTCAGTGTCACGGGGAGGTACATATCGCGCATCTGCATCCCGGTGGGAGCCGCGGACACCATGCTTCCCTGCAGCCTCCGGAGGAGTTCTTCAGAGCAGGAGGTgcccggtggtggtggccatggccgGCGACACCTATCTGGAGATCCAACCAATTTTAAATGCGCCAAA GGTATGGTGTCGCTTGTTTCAGCTGATGGGCTTCACCAGCTGCATATCTTCGTGTTCTTCCTGGCAGTCTTTCATGTCGCATTCAGTGCTATTACAATGTCTCTGGGTAGAGCAAAG ACACGTATATGGAAGGAGTGGGAGAAGGAGACTTGCTCCCTTACCTACGAGTTTTCATATG ACCCCTCAAAGTTCAGGCTTACTCATCAAACGTCTTTTGTGAGGCAACATGCAAGCTGTTGGAGCAAAAGTACTATTCTGCTCTATTTT GTGAGCTTCTTTAGGCAGTTCTTCAGATCTGTTAGAAGGACAGACTACCTGACTTTGAGGCACGGATTCATTGCT GCTCATTTATCTCTAGGGACTAGGTTCAATTTTCGGAAATACATCAAAAGGTCACTGGAGGACGATTTTAAGACAGTTGTTGGCATTAG TGCACCCTTATGGGCTTCTGCGTTGGCCATTATGCTCTTCAATGTTCATG GATGGCATAACTTGTTCTGGTTCTCTACAATCCCCCTTGTA GTAACTTTAGCAGTTGGAACAAAGCTGCAGGCTATAATTGCAATGATGGCTGTTGAAATTAAAGAGAGGCATACAGTAATTCAAGGAATGCCGGTGGTGAAACTCAGTGATGAACATTTTTGGTTCGGGAAGCCACGTCTGGTTCTTCATCTTATCCATTTCGCGTCATTTCAG AATGCATTTGAAATTACATACTTCTTTTGGATTTGG TACGAATTCGGGTTGAGATCCTGCTTCCATGACAACTTTGAGCTTATCATCGCCAGAGTCTGCCTTGG GGTTGTCGTTCAATTCATGTGCAGCTATATCACACTTCCACTCTATGCTCTCGTATCTCAG ATGGGTTCACAGATGAAGAGAACGATTTTCGACGAGCAGACGGCGAAGGCCCTGAAGAAATGGCACAAGGCAGCAGTggtgaagaagaagcagcagaagGGGTCATCCCATGAGCCAGGTTCAGAGACACCGGgcacggagacgacgacgacgacggcgacggcaacggagGAGAGCCAGCGAGAACGCGACGCCGCGGCCATGCCGGTGCGCCACCTCCACCGCTACAAGACCATCGCCCACGTCGGCGCGACGGGGACGCTGTCCGACTCGGACTGCTCCGACACGGACACGCCGTTCGCGTCGCCGACGAGGCTCCTGATACCGCCGACAAAGCAGCGGAGCCTCGACGCCGGGAGGGCGGAGGTGCGCGTGGACGTCGactcgacgccgacgccgacaccaCCGGAGCGCCATGACAGCTTCTCCTTCCCGAGGTTGCCTGCTCACAATTTGCAGCAGAAATGA